One window from the genome of Pieris rapae chromosome 8, ilPieRapa1.1, whole genome shotgun sequence encodes:
- the LOC110998823 gene encoding fatty acyl-CoA hydrolase precursor, medium chain, with product MAWFLIVLACIELITPALAVVGGAPAAPPEPDAAVVFTQKHGYSCRLEGLRDEERGYYTFAGIRYAEPPIGPRRFQRPVRLYLAGEINATRHCPPCVQPDPMGSGIIGNEDCLCLNVFSPKMPGEERGSPVIFFIHGGNYRSGSIAAYGGQHFAQQDTILVTAQYRLGSLGYLSTGQKDASGNTGLFDLRAAMTWINDYIEFFGGDKSRVVVMGQGSGGRTASLIGLSGETPREGRTATGVAALSGAPLSPGAVESNPKKHAEELASETGCPKEPAERLLRCLRKLPAEKIIQADRAITAEMVDTEAFLNEIGGNSGVGVRVEGADDLRGLPPLIAEEPSDSIKKKHQLGPMLTGVTSAETSRAVFGKYGKFLSEQLEAVQDFIKKDVIGGLKKSVQTVQGLAPIKLPGVQKAIPLLDYYQAIFDNSMKAVDGLAQIAEATGDALFNFPAYQSVKEWSAGAPALMYSFEHVGNLSKGHHFVPGIALTQDADNPSDNVQQKSKGPAHGDELAYLFEPLDKDGNSLNEKVSDTDAEVRKSFVGLFANFARNLSKNKTSDAKLFGFIPYSMDGENYLKIGEKITLDKNFRFCQIGLWGEMSDRLLDSFCKNHLDQILKLPKLISPIAMQVDKTGNIPVVNGLGLIGMKSNTQQPRNAFNSINLFGVK from the exons ATGGCGTGGTTTTTGATCGTGTTGGCGTGTATTGAGTTAATTACGCCGGCGTTGGCAGTGGTGGGTGGTGCGCCTGCTGCCCCACCAGAACCTGATGCTGCAGTGGTTTTCACACAGAAGCATGGTTATAGTTGCCGGCTAGAAGGTTTGAGGGATGAAGAGCGTGGATACTATACGTTCGCTGGTATCAG GTACGCCGAACCACCAATTGGTCCTAGAAGATTCCAGCGGCCAGTTCGGCTATACTTAGCGGGTGAAATTAATGCAACCAGACATTGTCCCCCATGCGTGCAGCCTGACCCAATGGGGTCGGGCATCATTGGGAATGAAGACTGCCTCTGCCTTAACGTATTTTCTCCTAAGATGCCAGGAGAGGAAAGAG GTTCTcctgtaatatttttcatccATGGAGGTAATTACAGATCTGGATCGATTGCAGCATATGGT GGTCAACATTTTGCTCAACAAGACACAATTTTAGTGACCGCGCAATATCGCTTAGGATCACTTGGCTATCTAAGTACCGGTCAAAAGGACGCATCGGGGAACACTGGCCTCTTTGACCTTCGGGCCGCTATGACTTGG ataaatgaCTACATCGAATTCTTTGGGGGAGACAAGTCTCGAGTCGTGGTAATGGGACAAGGTTCTGGTGGTAGAACAGCATCCCTGATTGGTTTATCTGGTGAAACACCACGTGAAGGTCGCACCGCCACTGGTGTTGCTGCCCTTTCCGGTGCTCCTTTGTCACCAG gAGCAGTGGAGTCTAATCCTAAGAAACACGCGGAAGAACTAGCAAGCGAAACCGGATGTCCCAAAGAGCCAGCAGAAAGACTTTTACGCTGCCTAAGGAAGTTGCCAgctgaaaaaattatacaa GCTGATCGAGCCATTACAGCGGAGATGGTTGACACTGaagcatttttaaatgaaattggaGGCAATTcag GTGTTGGTGTACGCGTAGAAGGTGCTGATGATCTGCGCGGTCTACCCCCACTTATAGCCGAGGAACCCAGTGACTCCATCAAGAAGAAGCATCAGCTGGGACCTATGCTTACTGGTGTCACCTCAGCGGAAACATCGCGAGCAGTTTTTG gaAAGTATGGGAAATTCCTTAGCGAGCAGTTGGAGGCCGTTcaagattttattaagaaagacGTAATCGGTGGTCTCAAGAAGTCAGTTCAGACTGTTCAGGGTTTGGCTCCGATAAAACTTCCAGGCGTACAAAAAGCAATTCCTCTTTTGGATTATTATCAGGccatatttgataattcaaTGAAAGCAGTGGATGGTTTAGCGCAGATTGCTGAAGCCACGg GAGACGCATTGTTCAACTTCCCGGCGTATCAGAGCGTAAAAGAATGGAGTGCCGGCGCTCCGGCCTTGATGTACAGCTTCGAACATGTGGGCAACCTTAGTAAGGGACACCACTTTGTACCTGGAATAGCTTTAACac AAGATGCTGACAATCCTTCAGATAACGTACAGCAAAAGTCTAAAGGCCCAGCTCACGGCGATGAACTAGCCTACCTCTTTGAACCGTTGGATAAAGATGGAAAttctttaaatgaaaaagtatCAGACACAGATGCAGAAGTAAGAAAATCATTTGTAGGGCTTTTCGCAAATTTCGCTCGTAAtttgagtaaaaataaaacgagtGATGCGAAACTCTTTGGTTTTATTCCTTATTCAATGGATGGAGAGAATTATTTGAAGATTGGTGAAAAGATTACTTTGGATAAGAACTTTag aTTCTGTCAAATTGGTTTGTGGGGCGAAATGTCAGATCGATTATTGGACTCCTTCTGTAAAAATCACCTGGATCAAATCCTCAAATTACCTAAACTTATATCGCCTATCGCTATGCAAGTCGATAAGACCGGTAACATTCCTGTGGTTAATGGTTTAGGCCTTATAGGAATGAAATCGAACACTCAGCAGCCAAGAAATgcttttaatagtattaatcTGTTTGGTGTCAAATGa
- the LOC110998916 gene encoding uncharacterized protein LOC110998916 — translation MPRPHAWRSPQTSNLYKRLANFGKTNVDIHTFASLSVCSGDTSMMDVEVLSAITFSLTYFYYKKKQSEKMKRKRKVQQRRWWMIKIHRNRTRKFIEEKFNELLLEPSGQFDNFCRMTYTDFELLLSRISPIISKKDTDFREAIPAKYRLAITLRFLASGDSYKSLHYLFKVSVQIISKIIPEVCRAINKVLKDEIKMPSTSEGWIAIERGFRSKFPHCVGSLDGKHIVIESPPHSGTEYYNYKKTFSIVLLALVDSNYKLIFVDIGSQRRISDGGVFNNSLLRQRLCRNEINFPSPCPLPGSNNNVNVPYVIIADGAFALSTHVMKPYPGNHDIGSPKRKFNQCLSRSRVVVENTFGILASVFRIFRRPINLDKDVVIELTMTCVLLHNFHRNSKSSSDRYTPPGSFDVYDDNGNLLRPGAWRNNINEYNVIQNLPQIPGRSPLNAIKVREEFTSYFCRSTNT, via the exons ATGCCTCGTCCTCACGCTTGGCGTTCGCCGCAAACTTCAAACCTCTACAAACGCTTGGCAAACTTTGGTAAGACAAACGTCGATATCCACACGTTTGCGAGCTTGTCAGTGTGTTCAGGAGACACAAGCATGATGGACGTCGAGGTATTATCTGCCATAACATTTAgcttaacttatttttattataaaaagaaacaaagtGAAAAGATGAAAAGAAAGCGAAAAGTTCAACAAAGAAGATGGTGGATGATAAAAATTCATAGAAACCGCACTAG aaaatttattgaagaaaAATTCAATGAACTCCTTCTTGAACCCTCTGGACAATTTGATAACTTCTGCCGGATGACTTACActgattttgaattattgctAAGCAGAATTTCCCCTATCATTTCAAAGAAAGATACTGACTTCAGAGAAGCTATACCAGCGAAATATCGTCTGGCAATAACTCTAAGATTTTTAGCATCTGGTGATAGTTACAAAAGTTTACACTACTTGTTTAAAGTTTCTGttcaaataatatcaaaaatcatACCTGAAGTTTGCAGAGCTATTAATAAAGTTCTAAAGGATGAAATTAAG ATGCCCTCAACATCAGAAGGCTGGATCGCTATAGAGAGAGGATTCAGAAGTAAATTCCCTCATTGCGTGGGTTCACTCGATGGAAAACATATAGTTATTGAAAGCCCACCTCACAGTGGAACtgaatattataactataaaaaaacatttagcaTAGTTCTCCTAGCATTAGTTGATAgcaattataaacttatttttgtagACATAGGAAGTCAAAGGAGAATCAGTGACGGTGGAGTTTTCAACAATTCATTACTACGGCAGAGACTTTGCaggaatgaaattaattttccttcaccatgcCCACTCCCCGGGtcaaataataatgtgaacGTACCGTACGTTATTATAGCAGATGGTGCTTTTGCACTAAGTACACACGTCATGAAGCCCTATCCAGGCAATCATGATATCGGTTCACCGAAAAGAAAATTCAATCAGTGTTTATCTAGATCCCGGGTTGTGGTCGAAAACACCTTTGGAATTTTAGCTTctgtatttagaatttttcgAAGACCTATCAATTTAGATAAAGACGTTGTGATAGAACTTACGATGACCTGTGtactattacataattttcatagaaataGTAAAAGTTCTTCAGATAGATATACACCACCCGGATCATTTGATGTATATGATGACAATGGAAATCTGCTGAGACCTGGTGCATGGCGCAATAATATAAACGAGtataatgtaatacaaaatttaccgCAAATACCTGGAAGGTCACCACTAAATGCCATTAAGGTAAGGGAAGAGTTTACTTCGTATTTTTGCAGAAGTACGAATACTTAA
- the LOC123689418 gene encoding uncharacterized protein LOC123689418, producing the protein MESFLLPVYTSNTGLNSETKSTPEPEANDMKNETETTENHNNLEGPSNSIAASSSTPSTNKSTEKTRRRPHQDMAEQQMASAFSQLTNALSHRSSEVVKEDDECDLYAKLLAKKIRELPKDDRQLLMYEIDRLFIRRINRRSFSRDTPSPISNLLKCSNLIFRTHHLSGSKY; encoded by the exons ATGGAGTCGTTTCTCCTGCCCGTATATACGAGCAACACGGGTCTAAATTCGGAAACG AAATCAACGCCAGAACCAGAAGCCAACGATATGAAAAACGAAACTGAGACGACAGAAAACCACAACAACCTGGAGGGGCCCTCAAATTCCATCGCTGCCAGTTCCTCTACGCCATCAACAAATAAATCTACGGAGAAAACGCGTCGTCGCCCACATCAGGATATGGCTGAACAACAAATGGCCTCAGCGTTTAGCCAACTGACTAATGCATTAAGTCATAGATCTTCGGAGGTAGTCAAAGAAGATGACGAATGTGATCTTTATGCTAAGCTCCTAGCTAAAAAAATAAGGGAACTGCCTAAAGACGATAGGCAATTATTGATGTACGAAATAGATCGCCTATTTATTAGGCGAATTAACCGGAGGTCATTTTCGCGTGATACACCATCTCCTATTTCGAACCTTCTGAAGTGCTCAAACCTCATATTCAGAACCCATCATCTATCAGGatcaaaatattga
- the LOC110998605 gene encoding protein tramtrack, beta isoform isoform X5, whose amino-acid sequence MASDEQFSLCWNNFHANMSAGFHGLLSRGDLVDVTLAAEGRLLQAHKLVLSVCSPYFQEMFKMNPTQHPIVFLKDVSHSALRDLLQFMYQGEVNVKQEELATFISTAEQLQVKGLTGNQNEESSTPSKPKPTSRPGPRSSHQRQSVKLETELESKPSTPVAIKRTNRPSIASNNSSSSQSGPAKRKCIDPLEAGPSGSAKEDFVTIPDEDENNAVAPKMEPEFVNESMWDEDDDGANNDETNFGEDDSNMDMSGFDGSTTGDGTISAGGEGGAVGDAQARFIRAGKGRLLLHKGYTFRLKNNLAHGRKQWYCSSRLTSRCLADVNTEGPEGFERIVRSRYSHNHAPPNVRRFADGRYVVRTPHQSGHRAPAPYDPHSQLLQLQQALALYASTAYASASANATAAVTAATGGNGQQASPNALTASTQHQPTAKPLLVDTPLKEEN is encoded by the exons ATGGCGTCGGATGAACAGTTTTCACTATGTTGGAACAATTTCCACGCCAACATGTCAGCAGGCTTTCACGGCCTGCTGTCGCGTGGAGATTTAGTTGACGTAACGCTAGCTGCCGAGGGCAGGTTACTTCAAGCacataaattagttttatcggTATGTTCGCCGTATTTCCAAGAAATGTTCAAAATGAATCCTACTCAACATCCCATAG tatttttaaaagatgttaGTCATTCGGCTTTAAGAGACTTATTACAGTTTATGTATCAAGGTGAAGTTAATGTTAAACAAGAAGAATTAGCTACATTTATTAGTACCGCGGAACAACTTCAAGTGAAAGGTTTAACCGGTAATCAAAATGAAGAAAGTTCCACGCCATCCAAACCAAAGCCGACCTCAAGGCCAGGCCCTAGGTCGTCACATCAAAGGCAATCTGTTAAGTTAGAGACTGAATTAGAATCTAAGCCCTCAACTCCAGTAGCTATTAAGAGAACAAATAGGCCGTCAATAGCATCTAATAATTCTTCATCATCTCAAAGTGGACCAGCGAAACGGAAATGTATCGATCCCTTGGAAGCAGGGCCTTCTGGCTCTGCTAAAGAGGATTTCGTAACGATACCTGATGAGGATGAAAATAACGCTGTGGCACCGAAAATGGAACCTGAATTTGTAAACGAAAGTATGTGGGATGAAGATGACGATGGCGCTAATAATGACGAGACTAATTTTGGCGAAGATGATTCTAATATGGACATGTCTG GTTTTGATGGCTCTACGACTGGCGATGGCACCATCTCTGCGGGTGGGGAGGGTGGTGCTGTAGGCGATGCACAAG CGCGTTTTATTCGAGCGGGAAAAGGAAGACTTTTGCTACACAAAGGTTACACCTTTCGTCTGAAAAACAACTTGGCACATGGCAGGAAGCAATGGTACTGCTCATCCCGGCTCACATCACGATGTTTAGCTGATGTCAACACGGAAGGTCCAGAAGGTTTCGAGCGCATAGTGCGTTCACGTTACTCTCATAACCACGCTCCGCCCAATGTACGGCGATTTGCTGACGGCCGTTACGTTGTACGTACACCACATCAGAGCGGTCATCGTGCACCGGCTCCCTACGATCCTCATTCACAACTTTTACAACTGCAGCAGGCGTTGGCTCTTTATGCATCAACTGCGTATGCCTCGGCATCCGCAAACGCTACAGCTGCTGTCACAGCTGCTACAGGCGGTAACGGCCAACAGGCCTCGCCTAATGCATTGACAGCTTCCACTCAACACCAGCCAACGGCTAAACCTTTACTTGTTGACACTCCTCTTAAGGAGGAAAACTAA